Proteins encoded together in one Vulcanisaeta thermophila window:
- a CDS encoding MFS transporter produces the protein MSNRVPAPSRLERLPWTPEHTKLLILLTLGEFFELYDWFVGGFVAVPLTSYYHVNLTTSIYYTVAIFFLGAFVGCILFTYIGDSMGRKTALIVNMAIAGLGFLLTPFMPNIYLYGLMRFITGLGVGPESILVVDVMTTEFFPAKIRGRALARAYTAAWTAPIVVAVLSYYLLPHKYVLYGWQWLYIIAGLGIVLIVPWRFLIPESPRWLENRGRYEEADKIVARFEESAIKKYGPNLPPPVPVEITTVSRVPIRDLFRGEYAKRTIMLWIFEFLQTGVYYGFASLAPSVLYMKGITFVKTLQYSILIYTGYFISSIISMFIIDSVKFDRKWQTAGIMLAMGVVGLTFGFSSTIAEAVSTGFLFALLANIFSNAYHQYAAELYPTRIRAFADGVQYSLSRLGNYVWLTVLPIVLTTYGPVAMYAIVFILAIIVFLDIGLLGPRASQIVLEKLSK, from the coding sequence ATGAGCAATAGGGTACCAGCCCCAAGTAGACTTGAAAGGCTCCCCTGGACCCCTGAACATACAAAGCTACTAATACTACTAACGTTGGGCGAGTTCTTCGAGTTATATGATTGGTTCGTTGGCGGTTTTGTGGCTGTTCCATTGACTTCGTATTACCATGTTAATCTAACCACATCCATCTACTACACAGTGGCAATATTCTTCCTGGGAGCCTTCGTGGGTTGCATACTGTTCACATACATAGGGGATTCCATGGGTAGGAAAACAGCGCTAATTGTAAACATGGCCATAGCCGGCCTGGGCTTCCTACTAACACCATTCATGCCCAATATATACCTATACGGATTAATGAGATTCATAACAGGACTTGGCGTAGGCCCCGAATCAATACTGGTGGTTGACGTAATGACAACAGAGTTCTTCCCAGCAAAGATAAGGGGAAGGGCCCTGGCGAGAGCCTACACAGCCGCCTGGACTGCGCCAATAGTAGTGGCCGTGTTATCCTACTACTTACTACCCCATAAGTACGTACTTTACGGCTGGCAGTGGCTTTATATAATAGCTGGGCTTGGAATCGTACTAATAGTGCCCTGGAGATTCCTCATACCAGAATCACCAAGATGGTTAGAGAACAGGGGTAGGTATGAAGAGGCTGATAAGATAGTGGCTAGGTTCGAAGAATCCGCTATAAAGAAGTACGGACCAAACCTACCACCACCAGTACCCGTCGAAATAACCACAGTGAGTAGAGTACCCATTAGGGACCTATTCAGGGGTGAGTATGCCAAACGAACAATAATGCTCTGGATCTTCGAATTCCTACAAACCGGCGTCTACTACGGCTTCGCATCACTGGCGCCCTCAGTGCTTTATATGAAGGGGATAACGTTTGTGAAGACCCTGCAATACTCAATACTCATATACACAGGGTACTTCATTTCATCAATAATCTCCATGTTCATAATAGACAGTGTAAAGTTCGATAGAAAATGGCAAACGGCGGGCATAATGCTGGCCATGGGCGTGGTGGGCCTGACCTTCGGCTTCTCAAGCACCATAGCCGAAGCAGTCAGTACGGGCTTCCTCTTCGCACTACTCGCCAATATATTCTCCAATGCATATCACCAATACGCAGCTGAACTCTACCCAACGAGAATAAGAGCATTCGCAGATGGAGTACAATACTCACTAAGCAGACTTGGCAACTATGTATGGTTAACTGTACTACCCATAGTCCTAACCACGTATGGGCCCGTAGCCATGTATGCAATAGTATTCATACTGGCAATCATAGTATTCCTAGACATAGGACTACTGGGACCAAGAGCATCACAAATAGTACTAGAAAAACTATCCAAATAG
- a CDS encoding leucyl aminopeptidase, producing MDNFELLKASYKLVNEVLKVRENEEVVITTDTGSDFNVALSIAHAVTLINAKPLILLRNEAPIVGKAMDKYLPVNTLSAALSSANVWIALDKSYLIYSTPYERAMSSGNVRYIELSGFNVDMMIRLIGRVNIQLLYEFQRKLAKITSRIKRMRITTELGTDVEFENDLNRPVLVEGEVYGPGEYMLFGQVDWAPIEESINGVVVVDGTIWPPIGVLHSPVKLRIKDGRIVEISGGSEAKVLEKYLRSFNDEKMYMVAHVTYGCHPNARLGGNIVEDERVWGAVVWGFGSQSSTFRGKLGMASSHVDAVMLNATIYGDDQVIVKNGEFVHEELKDLNDKLRTI from the coding sequence ATGGATAACTTCGAATTATTAAAAGCCTCGTATAAGCTTGTTAATGAGGTTTTGAAGGTTCGTGAGAATGAGGAGGTCGTTATTACCACGGACACCGGTAGTGATTTTAATGTGGCACTGTCCATTGCACATGCAGTAACACTGATAAATGCAAAGCCATTAATATTACTTCGTAATGAGGCGCCAATTGTTGGTAAGGCTATGGATAAGTATCTACCTGTTAATACATTATCTGCAGCTTTATCTAGTGCTAATGTGTGGATAGCGCTTGACAAATCGTATTTAATTTACTCAACACCTTATGAAAGGGCCATGAGTTCAGGTAATGTTCGATACATCGAGTTGTCGGGTTTTAATGTGGATATGATGATTAGGTTAATTGGTAGAGTTAATATTCAATTACTTTATGAATTTCAGAGAAAATTAGCTAAGATTACCAGTAGGATTAAGAGAATGAGGATTACAACTGAGTTGGGTACTGACGTAGAGTTTGAGAACGATCTAAATAGACCAGTCCTAGTTGAGGGTGAGGTTTACGGTCCTGGGGAGTATATGCTTTTTGGGCAGGTTGATTGGGCACCAATCGAGGAGAGCATTAATGGTGTTGTGGTTGTTGACGGGACCATATGGCCTCCAATAGGGGTACTACATTCACCGGTTAAGCTTAGGATTAAGGATGGAAGAATAGTTGAAATAAGCGGTGGTAGTGAAGCTAAGGTTCTCGAGAAGTACCTAAGGAGTTTTAACGATGAAAAGATGTACATGGTGGCCCATGTAACCTACGGCTGCCACCCCAATGCCAGGTTGGGTGGAAATATCGTTGAGGATGAGAGGGTCTGGGGTGCAGTTGTTTGGGGTTTTGGAAGTCAATCATCGACATTCAGGGGTAAATTAGGCATGGCTAGTTCTCATGTTGATGCTGTAATGTTAAATGCTACGATATATGGTGATGACCAGGTAATTGTTAAGAATGGAGAGTTTGTCCATGAGGAATTGAAAGATCTCAACGACAAACTTAGAACTATATGA
- a CDS encoding DUF917 domain-containing protein, which produces MRVIESIEEAEDLVIGATVLGTGGGGNPDDGLEIIKKVLNARRQIRIVDITETSSTDLFAVPYYVGTVAPVSTLRKPVKIGDPILTAYNEYTKVLNGDIMAFVATEMGGGNTPVAIYIASMLGKPVIDGDMIGRAAPELHQSTANILGIPLCPSVVVTETGNIVIIKQYSDLDDYESIARYISVLAGKHAIVIDTPMTKQQAEQAIVRGTLSLALKLGRSIREARKVGGDVALITAKVLRGWVVFRGVIDNYDWKNEGGFLIGNLIIRGVNKWSGLTFRSWIKNEHIMAFINEKPIVMPPDLIIVMNNYGPVTNDKLRVGDEVAVVAAPAPSIWRSERGLELFGPRHFGFNYDYKPVEELVRSYGVVEHG; this is translated from the coding sequence AGTACTGGGAACGGGGGGTGGTGGTAATCCCGACGATGGGTTAGAAATAATAAAAAAAGTGCTTAATGCTCGTAGGCAAATCAGGATTGTTGACATAACAGAGACCTCATCAACGGACTTGTTCGCAGTACCTTACTATGTTGGTACTGTGGCTCCCGTGAGTACGCTCAGGAAGCCCGTTAAGATTGGAGATCCCATATTAACAGCTTATAATGAGTATACCAAGGTGCTTAATGGGGATATAATGGCATTTGTGGCTACGGAAATGGGCGGTGGAAATACGCCGGTTGCTATTTACATCGCATCAATGTTAGGAAAACCTGTTATTGACGGTGATATGATTGGAAGAGCCGCACCCGAGCTTCATCAAAGCACGGCTAATATATTAGGTATACCACTATGCCCATCCGTGGTTGTCACGGAAACAGGTAATATAGTTATTATTAAGCAATACAGCGACTTAGATGATTATGAATCCATTGCTAGATACATCTCAGTACTTGCTGGCAAGCACGCCATTGTTATTGATACACCAATGACTAAGCAACAGGCTGAGCAGGCTATAGTTAGGGGTACTTTATCACTTGCTTTGAAGCTAGGCAGGTCTATTCGTGAGGCAAGGAAGGTCGGTGGTGATGTGGCTTTAATAACCGCTAAGGTACTAAGGGGATGGGTAGTTTTTAGAGGGGTTATTGATAATTATGATTGGAAGAATGAGGGTGGATTTTTAATTGGTAATTTAATTATCAGAGGCGTCAATAAATGGAGTGGGTTAACCTTCAGGTCATGGATTAAGAATGAGCATATAATGGCATTTATTAATGAAAAACCCATCGTTATGCCACCTGACTTAATAATAGTCATGAATAACTATGGTCCAGTAACTAATGATAAACTCAGGGTTGGGGATGAGGTAGCTGTGGTGGCGGCCCCCGCACCTAGTATATGGCGTAGTGAAAGGGGGCTTGAGCTTTTTGGACCAAGGCATTTCGGTTTTAATTATGATTACAAACCTGTTGAAGAGTTAGTAAGGTCTTATGGGGTGGTTGAGCATGGATAA